In the genome of Desulfovibrio sp., one region contains:
- a CDS encoding twin-arginine translocation signal domain-containing protein: MKSTRRSFLKGVGAGVLCLTLGNLGFDLGEA; encoded by the coding sequence ATGAAAAGCACCCGACGGAGTTTTCTCAAAGGTGTCGGTGCAGGGGTATTATGCCTGACACTGGGGAACCTGGGCTTCGATCTGGGCGAAGC